A region from the Lutra lutra chromosome 1, mLutLut1.2, whole genome shotgun sequence genome encodes:
- the PRR36 gene encoding proline-rich protein 36 isoform X5: protein MDKRDKGRSGAPTRTPASRPPGLPTPRPPGSPRPPPPVTSAALRVLGAAGAAGRGPLAERSGGIRAAALPEAGPRVGPTQSAGTGPRSPASRPPATGRGERAPAKTPGPGSISSSGRASGTTRLGSLAQKGLRSPAEEPVTRGKAPETPRRSALSAGARRDSSGPSPGAPSPATSRRSRAAGAEVGLPRAAPSARPRPPTEAPRKSVSSAPQHGTAEPSPAARRRPGAGGGLQKPASRPLGSSATPLSSPARPGASPGGTPRALGHPSPPKTKGVQVLHPRQSTPPRKGATPAQGLSPPLATPSPPCSTAQLAPPPHITGTPLPATLPPSPPTTPPSQSASGPLATPLSLAPPPSAPLPPQTLPSPPATPPLQDPPTHLGTSFLEASTSPTNTFLASFSPSSSPPLQSMPPTQASPALPPLLTPPSPLATSPLLAPGPPSKAPLQAPLTQATSLLSPPSPQATPPLQGLSTLTTTPPLASPSLSPPSLEATPYTMTTPPTQDTSPATYPLQASPCPLTTLSSQGPPPPLCSPYPSPSLQVSPSALAMPTPQTPPPLATPHLQATPSSTRLPTQAPPSLASPPPQAPPSFLTTAPQQTAGSLATPPLQASPSPSVLPVQTPPPLQAPLSPVSPPLHDRSSPLAIPPPQAPPSLALPPLQAPPSPPASPFPRAPPSPVATPSSRAPPSPVATPSPRTPPSPLVTPSPQAPPSLALPPLQTPTLLLQATPSPLATPSQAPPSLALPPLQASPLPLQAPPSMATPPPQTPPSLALPPLQVPPSPPDSPPLQAPRRPPTPGPDAPIPGPRLTLALAPAPPPPPSRSPSSTLSGPDLAGHSSSATSTPEELRGYDSGPEGGAAASPPADAELAACHPASWSRGPAPPLAVRSTPGSEPPGGGQKLPDKAIQDEGAAEAGNLCLP from the exons ATGGACAAGAGGGACAAGGGCAGGTCAGGGGCCCCCACGCGGACGCCAGCTTCTCGCCCTCCAGGCCTTCCTacccccaggcccccagggtCTCCTCGACCTCCTCCTCCAGTAACCAGCGCAGCTCTCCGCGTCCTGGGAGCAGCGGGAGCTGCCGGGCGAGGGCCCCTGGCTGAGCGATCCGGGGGTATCCGGGCAGCCGCCCTCCCGGAGGCTGGTCCCCGGGTGGGACCAACACAGAGCGCTGGGACAGGCCCCCGGAGTCCAG CCTCCAGGCCCCCAGCTACTGGGAGAGGGGAGCGGGCCCCTGCCAAGACCCCAGGCCCAGGCTCTATTTCCAGCTCGGGACGTGCCAGCGGGACCACCAG GCTAGGCTCTCTTGCACAGAAGGGGCTTCGTTCCCCAGCTGAGGAACCCGTGACCAGAGGAAAAGCCCCAGAAACCCCCAGAAGGAGCGCGCTGAGCGCCGGGGCACGGAGAG ACTCTTCTGGGCcctccccaggcgccccttccccagccacctCCCGTCGGTCTCGGGCTGCAGGCGCTGAAGTCGGTCTTCCTCGGGCAGCTCCCAGTGCCCGGCCGCGGCCTCCGACCGAGGCTCCCAGGAAATCAGTGAGCAGTGCCCCGCAGCATGGTACCGCAGAGCCGAGCCCCGCCGCCAGGAGGCGACCCGGCGCCGGCGGAGGCCTCCAGAAGCCAGCCTCGCGCCCCTTGGGCTCCAGCGCCACTCCTCTGTCCTCTCCCGCCCGCCCTGGGGCCTCGCCGGGTGGAACACCTAGGGCTCTGGGGCATCCCTCGCCGCCCAAGACGAAAGGGGTGCAGGTTCTGCACCCCCGCCAGTCCACACCCCCAAGGAAGGGCGCAACCCCTGCGCAGGGTCTTTCTCCTCCTTTAGCCACACCCTCTCCGCCGTGTTCGACCGCACAACTGGCACCGCCTCCACATATCACAGGCACTCCCCTGCCTGCcacgctccctccctctccaccgACCACGCCCCCTTCTCAATCCGCAAGCGGCCCTTTGGCCACACCTCTTTCACTAGCCCCTCCTCCATCCGCTCCACTCCCTCCTCAGACCCTCCCCTCTCCGCCGGCCACACCTCCTTTGCAAGACCCACCCACACACCTGGGTACCTCCTTTTTGGAGGCATCCACCTCTCCCACGAACACTTTTCTGGCTTCATTCTCTCCATCATCGTCACCCCCTCTGCAGAGTATGCCCCCAACCCAGGCTTCTCCAGCTTTGCCCCCTCTTCTGACTCCCCCCTCTCCCTTGGCCACATCTCCTTTGTTGGCTCCTGGACCACCAAGCAAGGCCCCGCTCCAAGCCCCTCTTACTCAAGCAACATCTCTGCTAAGCCCGCCCTCTCCCCAAGCCACACCCCCTCTGCAGGGCCTTTCCACTTTGACTACTACCCCTCCACTGGCCAGTCCTTCCCTATCTCCTCCCTCTCTTGAGGCCACGCCCTATACAATGACCACGCCTCCCACACAGGACACCTCTCCGGCCACATACCCTCTGCAAGCCTCTCCCTGTCCTCTGACCACCCTCTCTTCAcagggtcctcctcctcctctgtgctctccatATCCCTCACCATCTCTGCAGGTTTCACCCTCTGCCCTGGCCATGCCCACTCCGCAGACCCCACCTCCTCTGGCCACACCCCATCTACAGGCCACTCCCTCTTCGACCCGGCTCCCTACACAGGCCCCACCTTCTCTGGCCTCGCCACCTCCGCAGGCCCCACCCTCTTTCTTAACCACCGCTCCTCAACAAACTGCTGGGTCTCTGGCCACACCCCCTCTGCAGGCTAGTCCCTCCCCGAGCGTGCTCCCAGTTCAGACCCCACCACCTCTGCAGGCCCCACTCTCTCCGGTATCACCCCCTTTGCATGACCGTTCCTCTCCCTTGGCCAtaccccctccccaggctccacCTTCCCTGGCTTTGCCTCCTCTTcaggctcctccttctccccctgcctcaccCTTCCCGCgggcccctccctctcctgtggCCACGCCCTCCTCCCGGGCCCCACCCTCTCCTGTGGCCACACCCTCTCCGCggacccctccctctcccctggtcACACCGTCTCCGCAGGCTCCACCTTCCCTGGCCTTACCTCCTCTGCAGACCCCGACTCTCCTTTTGCAGGCCACACCCTCTCCCCTGGCCACGCCTTCTCAGGCTCCACCTTCCCTGGCCTTGCCTCCTCTAcaggcctctcctctccctttgcagGCCCCTCCCTCCATGGCTACGCCCCCTCCTCAGACTCCACCTTCCCTGGCTCTGCCCCCTCTGCaagtccctccctctcccccggACTCACCCCCTCTGCAGGCCCCTCGCCGACCCCCGACCCCAGGTCCGGATGCCCCGATCCCGGGCCCACGGCTGACCCTGGCGCTGGCCCCGGCTCCGCCACCACCGCCCTCGCGCAGCCCGTCCAGCACGCTGAGTGGCCCGGATCTGGCGGGCCACAGCAGCAGCGCCACCAGCACGCCGGAAGAGCTGCGCGGCTACGACAGTGGGCCGGAGGGCGGCGCCGCGGCCTCCCCGCCCGCCGACGCGGAGCTCGCCGCCTGTCACCCGGCCTCCTGGAGCCGAGGTCCCGCTCCGCCGCTGGCCGTCCGCAGCACCCCAG GCTCGGAGCCACCAGGTGGCGGGCAGAAGCTTCCAGATAAAGCCATTCAAGATGagggagcagcagaagcag GAAATCTCTGTCTCCCCTGA